The Pantanalinema sp. genome contains a region encoding:
- the ccoN gene encoding cytochrome-c oxidase, cbb3-type subunit I, with protein MQQALDSTTGRSEAPPIYDDITTRNFALAALIWGIVGMLVGVIIAAQLAWPVLNFNLPWLSFGRLRPLHTNAVIFAFGGNVLFASMYYTVQRTCRVRMFNDTLSKLNFWLWQLAIVLAAITLPLGMTRGKEYAELEWPIALVVGVTWILAGTNFFGTLARRKEHHIYVANWFTAALFIAVLLLYVFNGLSSLPVSLTKSYSLYAGVQDALIQWWWGHNAVGFFLTTGFLALMYYFLPKQSGRPVYSYRLSILHFWALIFIYVWAGPHHLLFTALPEWAQTLGMTFSVMLIAPSWAGALNGMLTLKGAWDQLRTDPIIKFMFTAVTFYAMSTTEGSLLSVRTLNSLSHYTDWTIGHVHSGALGWVAMISFGALYYMIPKLWGKAQWYSSKLINTHFWMSTVGIILYIAAMWMAGVSQGLMWRATNADGSLTYTFAETVAAMHPFYVIRTLGGLLFLAGVVVMAYNTYKTLAPSAHATSAKPSLAS; from the coding sequence ATGCAACAAGCATTGGACAGCACGACCGGCAGGTCCGAGGCACCGCCGATCTACGACGACATCACCACCCGCAACTTCGCTCTGGCCGCCCTGATCTGGGGCATCGTCGGCATGCTGGTGGGCGTCATCATCGCCGCCCAGCTCGCCTGGCCCGTCCTGAACTTCAACCTGCCCTGGCTGTCGTTCGGCCGCCTGCGCCCGCTCCACACCAACGCGGTCATCTTCGCCTTCGGCGGCAACGTGCTGTTCGCCTCCATGTACTACACCGTGCAGCGCACCTGCCGGGTGCGCATGTTCAACGACACCCTCTCCAAGCTGAACTTCTGGCTGTGGCAGCTGGCCATCGTCCTGGCCGCGATCACCCTGCCTCTGGGAATGACCCGCGGCAAGGAGTACGCGGAGCTCGAGTGGCCCATCGCCCTGGTCGTCGGCGTGACCTGGATCCTCGCGGGGACCAACTTCTTCGGGACCCTCGCCCGCCGCAAGGAGCACCACATCTACGTGGCCAACTGGTTCACGGCGGCCCTGTTCATCGCGGTGCTGCTGCTGTACGTCTTCAACGGCCTCTCGTCGCTGCCCGTCAGCCTCACCAAGTCCTACTCGCTCTACGCCGGCGTCCAGGACGCCCTGATCCAGTGGTGGTGGGGCCACAACGCGGTGGGCTTCTTCCTGACCACCGGCTTCCTCGCCCTGATGTACTACTTCCTGCCCAAGCAGTCCGGCCGGCCGGTCTATAGCTACCGCCTGTCGATCCTGCACTTCTGGGCCCTGATCTTCATCTACGTCTGGGCCGGCCCCCACCACCTGCTCTTCACCGCCCTGCCCGAGTGGGCCCAGACGCTGGGCATGACCTTCTCGGTGATGCTGATCGCCCCCTCGTGGGCCGGCGCCCTCAACGGCATGCTGACCCTCAAGGGCGCGTGGGACCAGCTCCGCACCGATCCCATCATCAAGTTCATGTTCACCGCGGTGACCTTCTACGCCATGTCCACCACCGAAGGCTCGCTGCTCTCGGTCCGCACCCTCAACTCCCTGTCCCACTACACCGACTGGACGATCGGCCACGTCCACTCGGGCGCCCTCGGCTGGGTCGCGATGATCTCGTTCGGCGCCCTCTACTACATGATCCCCAAGCTCTGGGGCAAGGCCCAGTGGTACAGCTCCAAGCTGATCAACACCCACTTCTGGATGTCCACCGTGGGCATCATCCTCTACATCGCCGCCATGTGGATGGCGGGCGTCAGCCAGGGCCTCATGTGGCGCGCTACCAACGCCGACGGCAGCCTGACCTACACCTTCGCCGAGACGGTGGCGGCCATGCACCCCTTCTACGTGATCCGCACCCTGGGCGGTCTGCTGTTCCTCGCCGGCGTGGTCGTGATGGCCTACAACACCTACAAGACCCTCGCGCCCAGCGCCCACGCCACCTCGGCCAAGCCGAGCCTGGCTTCCTAG
- the ccoO gene encoding cytochrome-c oxidase, cbb3-type subunit II, with protein sequence MSFLKNLYESPLKLGVTIAFVVSIGGLVEILPLYFLKSAVPPVEGVKPYSPLALEGRDLYVKEGCYNCHSQQIRPFRAETERYGHYSLAGESVYDHPFQWGSKRTGPDLARLGGKYPDSWHVQHMRDPRSMVPESVMPAYPWLEKTALRTDGIQAKMKGLRMLGTPYTDAEIAAAPAELEGKTELDALVTYLQGLGTAVKR encoded by the coding sequence ATGTCCTTTTTGAAGAATCTCTACGAGAGCCCCCTCAAGCTGGGCGTCACGATCGCGTTCGTCGTGAGTATCGGCGGCCTGGTCGAAATCCTGCCCCTGTACTTCCTCAAGAGCGCGGTGCCCCCGGTGGAGGGCGTCAAGCCCTACTCCCCCCTGGCCCTCGAGGGGCGCGACCTCTACGTGAAGGAAGGCTGCTACAACTGCCACAGCCAGCAGATCCGGCCCTTCCGCGCCGAGACCGAGCGCTACGGCCACTACTCGCTGGCCGGTGAGTCGGTCTACGACCACCCCTTCCAGTGGGGCTCCAAGCGTACCGGCCCGGATCTCGCCCGCCTGGGCGGCAAGTACCCCGACTCGTGGCACGTCCAGCACATGCGCGATCCGCGCAGCATGGTCCCCGAGTCGGTGATGCCCGCGTACCCCTGGCTCGAGAAGACCGCCCTTCGGACCGACGGCATCCAGGCCAAGATGAAGGGCCTGCGCATGCTGGGCACCCCCTACACCGACGCCGAGATCGCAGCGGCCCCCGCCGAGCTCGAGGGCAAGACCGAGCTGGACGCGCTCGTCACCTACCTGCAGGGCCTCGGCACTGCAGTCAAGAGGTAA
- a CDS encoding c-type cytochrome: MHEPKILHTIDGISEYDNPSPPWIIGVFLATLAFALVYQVLFPSWFGPGLLKWSQVKMHAEEVQAASALAAKVASTQADAGIDAVVKDPAAIEAGKAVFAANCAACHGATAEGGIGPNLVKPPYWVSGTGTPADIEHIVNTGTAKGMPAWGGVLGKTKVQQVTAFVYSLEHPVK, from the coding sequence ATGCACGAACCCAAGATCCTGCATACCATCGACGGCATCTCCGAGTACGACAACCCGAGCCCCCCCTGGATCATCGGGGTCTTCCTCGCGACCCTGGCCTTCGCCCTGGTCTACCAGGTGCTCTTCCCCAGCTGGTTCGGCCCCGGCCTGCTAAAGTGGAGCCAGGTGAAGATGCACGCGGAGGAAGTGCAGGCCGCCTCGGCGCTCGCCGCCAAGGTCGCCTCCACCCAGGCCGACGCCGGCATCGACGCCGTAGTCAAGGACCCCGCGGCCATCGAGGCGGGCAAGGCCGTCTTCGCGGCCAACTGTGCCGCCTGCCACGGCGCCACCGCCGAGGGCGGCATCGGCCCCAACCTCGTGAAGCCGCCCTACTGGGTGTCGGGCACCGGTACCCCCGCCGACATCGAGCACATCGTCAACACCGGCACCGCCAAGGGCATGCCCGCCTGGGGCGGCGTCCTCGGCAAGACCAAGGTCCAGCAAGTCACGGCCTTCGTGTACAGCCTGGAGCACCCGGTTAAGTAA
- a CDS encoding cbb3-type cytochrome c oxidase subunit 3: MSFEALATASKIVSLLMFLPIFVGVAFWAYRRQNKERLESYAHLPLQED; the protein is encoded by the coding sequence ATGTCCTTCGAAGCGCTCGCAACCGCCAGCAAGATCGTCTCGCTGCTGATGTTTCTCCCCATCTTCGTAGGGGTGGCCTTCTGGGCGTACCGACGCCAGAACAAAGAGCGCCTGGAATCCTACGCCCATCTCCCCCTGCAAGAGGACTAA